From Pelmatolapia mariae isolate MD_Pm_ZW linkage group LG1, Pm_UMD_F_2, whole genome shotgun sequence, one genomic window encodes:
- the cdh15 gene encoding cadherin-15: protein MRVWSSAEPRHSEKELHPQVLHPWRSRGKGLIRVKRDWIIPPIRVSENSKQIPEALVQIKSDKIFTGEVIYKLEGPGVDQEPKNLFEIDDKTGVIRSKRPLDREKYSSFTLKAFALSPSGERLENPTTIEIVVLDQNDNRPVFIHSPFVGTVSEFSVPGTSVMTVTAADADDPMTENAVLSYSIIDQESIPPNAITKIMFGINNETGAIYTRDVGLDREVVKEFKLKLQVADMGGMGLTSEGVAIIHVSDINNHAPQFSSDSYNMTAVENRNDYELGRVNVTDRDDTGTKNWEARYSIFNDHRGNFAVRTDPITNQGILTVVKPLDYEAQSEYHLVLTVENINPLSSKASSQILRNATVTVTVVNENEAPRFREDPIQIEVPESVKPGTLLKSNIAFDPDNSDLRYEISRDPESWLDINRDTGDITAKRKFNMRSPHVKNSIYTAAVKVIDAGGVSATATVAITLKETNDFPPQVFPLTGFVCRGSSRSRNGLLLTAVDEDLPPQAAPFLFQIPDDLSANWTITQVNDTHAMLQPLVDLEVRDYAVMVLVSDSGSPALSAGAQVNVTVCLCDSFRDCKSEAGAILGSSVGINFIALIIIVASTALLLLLLLLTVALTACGRRHHIKKGTGLLIGESEDDIRDNVFNYDEQGGGEEDENAFNIDLLWNPHDAPPTPGSFYPGSGIPPRGKQPLRKDAPHNLPSPTYPRRPPADPTDIEDYINDGLEAADHDPNVPPYDTALIYDYEGDGSLAGSLSSIASGSSDGDQDYDYLNDWGPRFKKLANMYDPR, encoded by the exons ATGCGG GTGTGGAGCTCTGCAGAACCTCGCCATAGTGAAAAAGAGTTGCATCCTCAGGTCCTTCACCCATGGAGAAGTCGAGGCAAAGGGCTGATCAGAGTAAAGAGGGACTGGATCATCCCCCCAATCAGAGTGTCAGAGAATAGCAAGCAGATTCCTGAAGCCCTTGTCCAG ATCAAATCTGACAAAATCTTCACCGGTGAGGTAATCTACAAGTTAGAGGGACCGGGGGTTGACCAGGAGCCCAAGAACCTGTTTGAGATTGATGACAAGACAGGGGTGATCAGGAGCAAGCGGCCACTGGACAGAGAGAAGTACAGCAGCTTCACG cTTAAAGCCTTCGCGTTGTCCCCCAGTGGAGAGCGACTGGAGAATCCAACCACCATAGAGATAGTAGTGCTGGATCAGAATGACAATAGACCTGTCTTCATTCACAGCCCGTTTGTGGGCACTGTCTCTGAGTTCTCAGTCCCAg GCACATCAGTAATGACAGTGACAGCCGCAGATGCAGACGACCCAATGACAGAAAACGCTGTTCTGAGCTACTCCATCATTGACCAGGAGAGCATTCCTCCCAACGCCATTACCAAGATCATGTTTGGCATCAACAACGAGACAGGTGCCATCTACACAAGAGATGTAGGCCTGGACAGAGAG GTGGTGAAAGAATTCAAGTTAAAACTACAGGTGGCTGATATGGGGGGCATGGGACTAACAAGTGAAGGTGTGGCAATCATACATgtctctgacatcaacaaccaCGCACCGCAGTTCAGCTCTGACTCA TACAACATGACAGCGGTGGAGAACAGGAACGACTATGAGCTCGGACGAGTGAATGTGACAGACAGAGACGATACTGGAACGAAAAACTGGGAAGCCAGATACTCCATTTTCAATGACCACAGAGGAAACTTTGCTGTCCGTACTGATCCCATCACCAACCAGGGGATCCTCACAGTGGTGAAG CCCCTGGATTATGAAGCGCAGAGTGAATACCACCTGGTTTTGACCGTGGAAAATATTAATCCTCTGAGCAGCAAGGCTTCCAGCCAGATTTTGAGAAATGCCACAGTTACGGTCACCGTTGTGAATGAGAATGAAGCCCCACGTTTCAGAGAGGACCCCATACAGATTGAGGTCCCCGAGTCTGTGAAACCTGGCACATTACTGAAAAGCAATATTGCCTTTGACCCTGATAATTCTGATCTGAG GTATGAGATTAGCAGAGATCCTGAGAGTTGGCTGGACATCAACAGAGATACAGGAGACATTACAGCAAAGAGGAAGTTTAACATGAGATCTCCACATGTGAAAAACAGTATCTACACTGCTGCTGTGAAGGTTATAG ATGCTGGTGGTGTTTCAGCCACTGCTACAGTGGCCATCACACTCAAAGAGACGAATGACTTCCCCCCTCAGGTTTTCCCCCTGACAGGCTTTGTAtgcagaggcagcagcaggTCACGTAATGGTTTGCTTCTGACTGCTGTAGATGAAGACCTTCCTCCACAGGCTGCACCCTTCCTCTTTCAAATACCTGACGATCTGTCAGCCAACTGGACCATCACTCAAGTAAACG atactCATGCCATGCTTCAGCCGCTTGTAGACCTGGAGGTCAGAGACTATGCTGTCATGGTGCTGGTATCGGACTCCGGCAGCCCAGCTCTGAGTGCTGGGGCTCAGGTCAATGTCACTGTTTGTCTCTGTGACTCCTTCAGAGACTGCAAGTCTGAGGCAGGGGCAATCTTAGGCTCCAGTGTGGGAATCAACTTCATCGCACTCATTATCATTGTGGCGAGCACTGCACTCCTGCTGT TGCTTCTCCTCCTGACTGTGGCTCTGACCGCCTGTGGAAGACGCCACCACATCAAGAAAGGAACGGGACTGCTCATCGGGGAATCTGAAGACGACATACGTGACAATGTCTTCAACTATGATGAGCAAGGTGGAGGCGAGGAGGATGAG AACGCCTTTAATATTGACCTGCTGTGGAATCCCCATGATGCACCCCCCACCCCGGGGTCCTTTTACCCAGGGTCTGGAATTCCTCCTCGAGGGAAGCAGCCCCTTAGAAAGGACGCCCCACATAACCTGCCGTCGCCCACCTATCCAAGGAGGCCTCCTGCAGATCCTACTGACATCGAGGACTACATTAATGAT GGCCTGGAAGCTGCTGACCATGATCCAAATGTGCCTCCATACGACACCGCCCTCATATATGACTATGAAGGAGATGGCTCACTTGCAGGAAGCCTCAGCTCTATTGCTTCGGGTAGCTCTGATGGAGATCAGGATTACGACTACCTTAACGACTGGGGACCACGCTTTAAGAAACTTGCCAACATGTATGACCCGCGTTAG
- the spg7 gene encoding paraplegin has protein sequence MSALLLQQSAGVCRKYSRGLLWTLLKRNCYVLDSKPLSSRGVQNVLSRCDHVRKTLLTKSERTLTDQQQQKLIQSLLHRPLGPGLVGLRKELIRNNLLRNPVGLANLLGATNLFSASQSNQNKDKKNGPKGKTPEEDEEEKKRREQEDQMYRERLRTLFIIALIMSLLNSINTSGGNISWNDFVNEMLAKGEVSRVQVVPESDIVEIYLHPGAVIFGRPRLALMYRMQVANIDKFEEKLRAAEEELNIDSKDRIPVSYKRTGFFGNAVYALGMAAIGVAILWYIFRLAGMGGRDGGFSAFNQLKMAKFTIVDGKSGKGVSFKDVAGMHEAKLEVKEFVDYLKSPERYLQLGAKVPKGALLLGPPGCGKTLLAKAVATEAKVPFLAMAGSEFVEVIGGLGAARVRSLFKEARTRAPCIVYIDEIDAVGKKRSTNMSGFSNTEEEQTLNQLLVEMDGMGTTDHVIVLASTNRADILDNALMRPGRLDRHIFIDLPTLQERKEIFEQHLKILKLTQPANFYSLRLAELTPGFSGADIANICNEAALHAAREGYKSIDTFNFEYAVERVIAGSVKKSKILSKEEQRVIAFHESGHALVGWLLEHTEAVMKVSIAPRTNAALGFAQILPRDQYLFTKEQLFERMCMALGGRAAEAITFNKVTTGAQDDLRKVTRVAYSMVKQYGMCDSVGQVSFPETEEQGAIGRRPFSQGLQQQMDHEAKIMIARAYRQTEKLLLDNRDKLTLLANALLEREVVNYDDIEAILGPPPHGPKKMILPQSWVEAERDKQDTGEDEPQPPPPHKQTDEDMNPQLV, from the exons ATGTCAGCTTTGTTGTTGCAGCAAAGTGCTGGCGTTTGTCGCAAATACAGCAGAGGTTTATTGTGGACGCTGCTGAAGCGAAACTGTTATGTATTGGATAGCAAGCCATTATCCAGCCGCGGTGTTCAAAATGTCCTGTCTAGGTGTGATCACGTGAGGAAGACGCTTCTTACAAAGTCAGAGCGGACTCTTACAGATCAGCAGCAACAGAAACTCATACAG AGTCTTCTCCACAGACCTTTGGGGCCTGGCTTGGTGGGACTTAGAAAAGAGCTAATTAGGAACAACCTGCTCAGGAACCCTGTTGGTTTGGCAAATTTACTCG GGGCAACAAATCTCTTCAGTGCATCTCAGTCTAatcaaaacaaagataaaaagaATGGGCCAAAGGGGAAGACGCCAGAGGAAGATGAAG AGGAGAAGAAACGTCGTGAACAGGAGGATCAGATGTACCGGGAACGCCTGCGAACCCTCTTCATCATAGCGCTCATCATGAGCCTGCTGAACTCCATTAACACCAGTGGTGGTAACATTTCCTGGAACGACTTTGTGAACGAGATGCTTGCCAAGGGGGAGGTGTCACGTGTGCAGGTCGTTCCCGAGAGTGACATTGTGGAAATATACCTTCATCCCGGAGCAGTCATCTTCGGAAGGCCT AGGCTGGCGCTTATGTACAGAATGCAGGTTGCCAACATTGACAAGTTCGAGGAGAAGCTGAGAGCTGCCGAGGAGGAGCTGAATATTGACAGCAAGGACAGAATACCAGTGTCCTACAAGCGCACTGGATTTTTTGGGAA TGCAGTCTATGCTCTGGGCATGGCTGCGATCGGTGTGGCGATTCTCTGGTATATCTTTCGACTTGCTGGCATGGGTGGCAGAGATGGCGGCTTCAGCGCTTTT AATCAGCTGAAGATGGCCAAGTTCACCATCGTGGATGGGAAATCGGGTAAAGGTGTGAGCTTCAAAGATGTGGCAGGCATGCATGAGGCTAAATTGGAAGTAAAGGAATTTGTTGACTACCTCAAG AGTCCTGAACGATACCTCCAGCTTGGCGCCAAGGTTCCCAAGGGTGCATTGTTGCTTGGCCCTCCAGGATGTGGGAAGACCCTGCTTGCTAAGGCTGTAGCTACGGAAGCCAAGGTGCCGTTTCTGGCTATGGCTGGCTCTGAGTTTGTGGAGGTCATTGGAG gCCTGGGTGCTGCTCGGGTCAGGAGTTTATTCAAGGAGGCTCGCACTCGAGCACCCTGCATCGTCTACATCGATGAGATCGATGCCGTGGGAAAGAAGCGCTCCACCAACATGTCGGGTTTCTCCAACACTGAGGAGGAGCAGACTCTCAACCAGCTGCTGGTAGAAATGGATG GCATGGGAACAACAGACCATGTCATTGTTCTTGCTTCCACTAACAGAGCAGATATTTTGGATAATGCTCTAATGAGACCAGGCAGACTGGACAGACACATCTTTATAGATCTGCCAACACTGCAG GAGAGGAAGGAGATCTTTGAGCAGCATCTGAAAATCTTGAAGCTGACTCAGCCAGCGAATTTCTACTCCCTGCGTCTGGCAGAGCTCACCCCAGGCTTCAGTG GTGCAGACATTGCAAACATTTGTAACGAAGCTGCTCTGCATGCTGCCAGAGAAGGGTACAAATCCATCGATACCTTTAACTTTGAGTATGCAGTGGAGAGAGTTATAGCAG GAAGCGTAAAGAAGAGTAAGATCCTGTCTAAAGAGGAGCAGAGGGTCATTGCCTTCCATGAGTCTGGACATGCGTTAGTGGGATGGCTCCTTGAGCACACAGAAGCAGTTATGAAG GTTTCCATTGCTCCACGTACAAACGCAGCTCTAGGATTTGCCCAGATCTTACCCCGTGACCAGTATCTCTTCACCAAGGAGCAGCTGTTTGAGCGGATGTGTATGGCTCTAGGAGGAAGAGCTGCTGAAGCAATCACCTTTAACAAGGTTACTACAG GAGCTCAAGATGACTTGCGCAAGGTGACGCGTGTGGCCTACTCCATGGTGAAGCAGTACGGCATGTGCGACAGTGTCGGGCAGGTCTCGTTCCCAGAAACAGAAGAGCAAGGTGCCATTGGGCGGCGTCCTTTCAGCCAGGGCCTGCAGCAGCAGATGGACCAT GAGGCTAAGATAATGATAGCTCGTGCATACAGACAAACGGAGAAGCTGCTCCTGGACAACAGAGACAAACTAACACTG TTGGCCAATGCGCTGCTTGAGCGTGAAGTCGTGAACTACGATGACATTGAAGCCATACTGGGTCCACCACCCCATGGGCCCAAGAAGATGATCCTCccacagagctgggtggaggcTGAGAGGGACAAACAAGACACAGGAGAAGACGAGCCTCAGCCGCCTCCACCCCACAAGCAGACAGACGAGGACATGAACCCTCAGCTGGTGTGA